Within Streptomyces roseirectus, the genomic segment CGCCAGGTACGTCGTCGTCCACCGCGGCCGTCACCAGTACCTGCTCGCCGGGAGCCACCAGCTCCGCCAGCCGTTCGCGCCGGCGGGCGTCGAGCTCGGCGAAGACGTCGTCCAGGACGAGCACGGGCTCGTTGCCCTCGGCGCGCAGGAGGTCGTAGGAGGCCAGGCGCAGGGCGAGCGCGTAGGACCAGGACTCGCCGTGGGAGGCATAGCCCTTGGCGGGCAGTTGACCGAGTTTGAGGAGGAGGTCGTCGCGGTGCGGACCGACGAGAGTGACACCCCGTTCGATCTCCTGCTTGCGCGCCTCCGCGAGCGCGGCCATGAGCTGGCCGTACAGCTCCTCGCGGGTGTGCGCCTCGCCGGGCGCCGACGGCCGGTACTCCAGCGCGAGCGGCCCACCGCCGGGCGCCAGTTGCTCGTACGCCTTGTCCGCCAGCGGCTGGAGCGCCGCGATCAGGTCGAGCCGCTGGGCCAGCAACTCGGCGCCCGCGCGCGCGAGATGCTGGTCCCAGACGTCGAGGGTGGACAAGTCCATCGAGCGTCCGCCGTGCCTGCGCGCGAGGGCGGCGGACTTCAGCAGGGTGTTGCGCTGCTTGAGGACGCGCTCGTAGTCGGCCCGCACCCCGGCCATCCTCGGCGCGCGGGCGGTGATCAGCTCGTCCAGGAAGCGCCGCCGCTCCCCGGGGTCGCCCTTGACGAGCGCCAGGTCCTCCGGCGCGAACAGCACCGTCCGCAGGATCCCGAGCACGTCACGCGGGCGCACCTGGCTCGACCGGTTGATCCGCGCCCGGTTCGCCCGGCCGGGGTTCAGCTCCAGCTCGACCAACTGCTGCCGCTCCCCCTGCCGGACCTGCGCGCGGACGACGGCCCGGTCGGCGCCCATGCGCACGAGGGGCGCGTCCGAGGCGACGCGGTGGCTGCCCAGCGTCGCGAGGTAGCCGACGGCCTCGACGAGGTTGGTCTTGCCCTGCCCGTTGGGGCCCACGAACGCGGTGACGCCCGGGTCGAGCGGGACCTCGGCCCGGACGTACGAACGGAAGTCGGCCAACGACAGATGCGTGACGTGCATGGCCGACCTCTCCGACGGGTGTTACTTGGACTCGACGGCGTGCCCGCCGAACTGGTTGCGCAGCGCCGCGATCATCTTCATCTGCGGCGAGTCGTCCTGCCGGGACGCGAACCGCGCGAACAGCGAGGCGGTGATCGCGGGCAGCGGGACGGCGTGGTCGATGGCCGCCTCGACGGTCCAGCGCCCCTCGCCGGAGTCCTGCGCGTAACCGCGCAGCTTGTCCAGGTGCTCGTCCTCGTCCAGGGCGTTGACGGCGAGGTCGAGCAGCCAGGAGCGGATGACCGTCCCCTCCTGCCAGGACCGGAAGACCTCGCGGACGTCGGTGACGGAGTCGACCTTCTCCAGCAGCTCCCAGCCCTCGGCGTACGCCTGCATCATGGCGTACTCGATGCCGTTGTGGACCATCTTCGCGAAGTGCCCGGCGCCGACCTTGCCGGCGTGCACCGAGCCGAAGTCGCCCTCGGGCTTGAGGGCGTCGAAGACCGGCCGCACCTTGGCGATGTCGGCCGCGTCGCCGCCGTACATCAGCGCGTAGCCGTTGGTCAGCCCCCACACCCCGCCGGAGACGCCGCAGTCCACGAACCCGATGCCCTTGGCCGCCAGCTCCTCGGCGTGCTTCTCGTCATCGGTCCACCGCGAGTTCCCGCCGTCCACGACGACGTCCCCCGGCTCCAGCAGCTCGGCCAGCTCGTCGACGGTCGCCTGCGTCGGCGCTCCCGCCGGGACCATCACCCACACGACGCGCGGCGCCTGGAGCGTGTCCACAAGCTCCTTGAGGCTGTGGACGTCCGCGAGGTCCGGGTTGCGGTCATACCCGACGACAGTGTGGCCCGCGCGGCGGATCCGCTCGCGCATGTTGCCGCCCATCTTGCCGAGTCCGACGAGACCGAGCTCCATCAGTGGTTCCTTAGGTCGCTGTGTGGCGTGAGAGGCGCTTCCGCACCACGCACGAGCCTAAACCCGGACGTCAGCGCACAGTTGTGGGCATACGCGCTCAAACGCACGGGTGAGCGCGTACCCCGGGCGACCCTCGGTCAGCCGCTCAGGCGGACCGGCATGATCAGGTACTTGTACGCCTCGTCGGCCTCGGCGTCCAGGGCGGGCTTGCCGCTCAGCAGCGCGGGCTTCGTGGACGTCGTGAACGACAGCTGGGCGACCGGGGAGTCGATCGCGCTCAGGCCGTCCAGCAGGAACGTCGGGTTGAAGGCGATCGAGATGTCGTCGCCCTCCAGCTGCGCGTCGACGCGCTCCACAGCCTGTGCGTCGTCGCTGGAACCGGCCTCCAGGATGAGCACGCCCTGCTCGAAGCTCAGGCGCACCGGGGTGTTCCGCTCGGCGACGAGGGCGACACGCTTGACGGCCTCGACGAACGGCGCGGTCTCGATCACGGCGACGGAGTTGAACTCCGTCGGGAAGAGCGTCCGGTACTTCGGCAGGTCGCCTTCGAGCAGCCGCGTCGTCGTCCGCCGACCCGCCCCCTCGAACCCGATGAGCCCTTCGCCGGAGCCCGACCCGGAGAGCGCCAGCGTCACGCTGTCCCCGCTGGTCAGCGCCTTGGCCGTGTCGAGCAGCGTCTTCGCGGGCACCAGCGCGACCGCGGACGCCTCGGGGTTCTCCGGCTTCCACAGGAACTCGCGGACGGCGAACCGGTAGCGGTCGGTGGACGCCAGCGTGACCGTGTCGCCCTCGATCTCGATCCGCACACCGGTCAGCACCGGCAGCGTGTCGTCACGGCCGGCGGCGATGGCGACCTGCGCGGCGGCGGAGGCGAACACCTCGCCCGGCACGGTGCCCGTCGCGTTCGGCATCTGCGGCAGCGCCGGGTACTCCTCCACCGGCAGGGTGTGGAGGGTGAACCGCGAGGAGCCGCAGACGACGGTCGCCCGTACACCGTCTGTGGAGATCTCGACAGGGCGGTTGGGCAGGGCCCGGCAGATGTCGGCGAGCAGGCGGCCGGAGACGAGCACCGTGCCCTCCTCCTCGACCTCCGCCTCGACGCCGACCCGCGCGGAGACCTCGTAGTCGAAGCTCGACAGGCTGAGCTGGCCCTCCTCGGCCTTCAGCAGGAGGCCGGCGAGGACAGGCGCCGGCGGACGGGCCGGGAGGCTGCGCGCCGCCCAGGCCACGGCCTCCGCGAGTACGTCGCGTTCCACCCGGATCTTCACTGTTGCCGCCTCCTGCTGTTGCCGGCGCTTCTCGGCCTGCTTCGCCTTCGTCGTCTGTCTGGGTGTCACGGCCCTCGGCGAGGGGAAGGACACCGGGGACCAGTCTGACGCACCCCACTGACACCTGGTGCCCCTCGGGGTCAAGTCGTGATGAGCGGCAGGCGGGCCGCCAACAGCGAGTTGTGCACAGGCCCCGCTTCGAAACGATTCCCGGGCTCTCTCTAGTTGGTCTTAGTAGTAGGGGCTGTGGATACGGTGGATAACCCCGTTTTCCCAGCTCAGAGGCCGAATTTTATCCACCGGTCCTGTGGATGGAGGCGGTGGATAACTCGGGGTGCCTGTGGAGAACGGAAAGTTTTGCACACACCGTCCACAGGGAGAGGGCAGTTGTCCCCAACTGCGTCCCCAGGTTTACCCACGTTTCCCACAGGCCAACCCGGCACCTTCATGTGACGCCTTTCACTCGACCCGGTGACTAGGCGCGTCACGTTGCCGAACAGTGGACAAGGGTGTGGAGAACCCCCTGTTCCCTGGGGAAAACCCCCTCCTACCTGGGGAAACCCGGTGGACAACTTTTCCCACACCCTGTGGACCGCCAAGTTCTCCACAGCCTGTGGATAACTGTTTCCCACATATCCACACCCCCCTGACCTGCCCAAACCCCTTATCCCCACCCCCACCCTGTGGACACAGTCTGGACAACTCAACAGTCCCCAGCCTGTGGAAGCCAACTACTCCCCAAATCTGTGGACAACCCCCGTAACCCCACCCCGATTCGAACACCCCCCACCCCACCAACCGGCCCAACCCCACCCACCGCAGCACAGCAACGAGCTGACGCCCCGCCGAGTGGTGCACCGGCACGAACCCGCTGTCCCGGCAGGCCGACCCGCTGGAGCTGCCGCCGATGGACCACATCAGCACGCCGACGCCTGCGAACGGCACGCGCCGCGGCTGGACAAGCGGGCCTGCGACCGCCGCCTCGACGCCGAGCGGAGACCGACGGCCCCGCATACTCACCCCCCTCCAGCGGGACACCACCCAACGACGCCCACCCCAACCGCCCACCCCGCGCCACGCCACGGACCACCACATCCCCTGACCCCGCCCCGATCACTCCCCCTTCCCTCCCACAACCCCCGGTGCCCTCACCCC encodes:
- the recF gene encoding DNA replication/repair protein RecF (All proteins in this family for which functions are known are DNA-binding proteins that assist the filamentation of RecA onto DNA for the initiation of recombination or recombinational repair.); the protein is MHVTHLSLADFRSYVRAEVPLDPGVTAFVGPNGQGKTNLVEAVGYLATLGSHRVASDAPLVRMGADRAVVRAQVRQGERQQLVELELNPGRANRARINRSSQVRPRDVLGILRTVLFAPEDLALVKGDPGERRRFLDELITARAPRMAGVRADYERVLKQRNTLLKSAALARRHGGRSMDLSTLDVWDQHLARAGAELLAQRLDLIAALQPLADKAYEQLAPGGGPLALEYRPSAPGEAHTREELYGQLMAALAEARKQEIERGVTLVGPHRDDLLLKLGQLPAKGYASHGESWSYALALRLASYDLLRAEGNEPVLVLDDVFAELDARRRERLAELVAPGEQVLVTAAVDDDVPGVLVGTRFSVSGGQVERV
- the gnd gene encoding phosphogluconate dehydrogenase (NAD(+)-dependent, decarboxylating), with translation MELGLVGLGKMGGNMRERIRRAGHTVVGYDRNPDLADVHSLKELVDTLQAPRVVWVMVPAGAPTQATVDELAELLEPGDVVVDGGNSRWTDDEKHAEELAAKGIGFVDCGVSGGVWGLTNGYALMYGGDAADIAKVRPVFDALKPEGDFGSVHAGKVGAGHFAKMVHNGIEYAMMQAYAEGWELLEKVDSVTDVREVFRSWQEGTVIRSWLLDLAVNALDEDEHLDKLRGYAQDSGEGRWTVEAAIDHAVPLPAITASLFARFASRQDDSPQMKMIAALRNQFGGHAVESK
- the dnaN gene encoding DNA polymerase III subunit beta, which gives rise to MKIRVERDVLAEAVAWAARSLPARPPAPVLAGLLLKAEEGQLSLSSFDYEVSARVGVEAEVEEEGTVLVSGRLLADICRALPNRPVEISTDGVRATVVCGSSRFTLHTLPVEEYPALPQMPNATGTVPGEVFASAAAQVAIAAGRDDTLPVLTGVRIEIEGDTVTLASTDRYRFAVREFLWKPENPEASAVALVPAKTLLDTAKALTSGDSVTLALSGSGSGEGLIGFEGAGRRTTTRLLEGDLPKYRTLFPTEFNSVAVIETAPFVEAVKRVALVAERNTPVRLSFEQGVLILEAGSSDDAQAVERVDAQLEGDDISIAFNPTFLLDGLSAIDSPVAQLSFTTSTKPALLSGKPALDAEADEAYKYLIMPVRLSG